Proteins from one Chroococcidiopsis sp. CCMEE 29 genomic window:
- a CDS encoding sigma factor-like helix-turn-helix DNA-binding protein: MTDMWRRYEKMPLFKVELNTDDDAGVDALTPRQREVVKYRVSGLSWAEVAAEMGLTQKTMQRYQENKQVKAAIKAEEDDIWSQVKILLVQGSVKSAQALVKILDSERTSPGHKIQASKVLLSETVRCRTTEDIELRLQELELAIEAKKEGQQSDEMDEEAAELLARAKAEVGDE; the protein is encoded by the coding sequence ATGACTGATATGTGGCGAAGATATGAGAAGATGCCGTTATTTAAAGTTGAGTTGAATACGGATGATGATGCGGGAGTAGATGCTCTTACACCACGACAGCGTGAAGTGGTGAAATATCGTGTGAGCGGATTGTCTTGGGCAGAAGTGGCAGCGGAAATGGGGCTGACACAGAAGACAATGCAACGGTACCAAGAGAATAAACAGGTCAAGGCAGCGATAAAAGCAGAAGAAGATGATATTTGGTCGCAGGTAAAGATTTTGTTGGTACAAGGATCAGTGAAGTCTGCACAGGCACTTGTGAAAATATTGGATTCAGAAAGGACATCGCCGGGGCATAAAATTCAAGCGTCTAAGGTGTTGTTGTCTGAAACTGTAAGATGCCGTACCACTGAGGATATTGAGTTAAGGCTTCAGGAATTAGAGCTGGCAATTGAGGCGAAGAAAGAGGGGCAGCAATCGGATGAGATGGATGAAGAGGCGGCAGAATTATTAGCCCGTGCAAAGGCAGAGGTTGGTGATGAATAA
- a CDS encoding tape measure protein encodes MTEVAQLIIPVHLDLNKFRRDLQELESIANKEAPKVGQKAGQGFASSFSSGVKPLQSIVVGVFQGIGQQITSIMAGAISSAVSSVQSLAAEIYKVGTASENASMTFKTLLGDAEKANKVLNEIKTFAASTPFELPEVTEAGKKLVALGVEAENLIPTLTNVGNIAAGLGIPFNELAEIYGKIKVQNRVFAEDINQLQGRGIPIVAELAKMYGKTNEEIRKLIEDGRIGFTQVEAAFGRLTGEGGKFNGLMADLATTTGGKMTNLADTITQSFTAIFDAVKPAINAVLDATAEGFKAVGIDLTSLNVLAQDFANYLKANPQLIADIATAIETFLQNALNTSVAFLREMVAWWDKNKDAIIATGTALQNSVVAKFQALVGLSKSIDEYFQRYPIVLTAIKGIVDSIGLGYQVWGTLLKGAAETFGYILQTVTNILDKLGIAVNRTRELSELNKLQQQHQDQSSTSTAEAPAADVVSRVVNAIIQKESNGNSKAVNKDSGALGLGQVMPANVRPWTKKYYSRELSPQEFLASEGAQIVTIRGAVTEMFEKALKAAGGDVQIAIRRVAAEWYSGQPQLHNNTRGQGGYPSIKAYADAISKAVPVTPGTALIPNNTVTGLRTGGAPGYFLQGQTLGSSNITSGFGMRQHPVTGGNKMHNGIDVAVPVGTHIISPVDGTAKRAFDPGGYGLWLLIQSGNTEYGFGHLSEILVADGAQVKKGQIVAKSGGAKGNPNSGTSTGAHIDAHVRQGGQFVDPKTVYGGSAPGAKITTTSSGARASGSGTTPPPLLADPNAEKDAERAADKARRDAEAAQKKARQDLIDADRARQEGIEQGRKDRDARIKADQENERQRRQNEIDKATGATRTNLEQSMKRWQTNNEGQAQLRQLMDTDADLRAAQSLKIRTGEKGGIDYAAAIKANQQLIKLAQDNLKLQTQGIDAETQRLTLAENRQRIESVSAQNAQQRDELREQQGIVAALQDQLNVDKTITPQQAERLRLAQELADIEENINAKMQANTEEIAKNLDLQAQKKAGTLDDDTDYESRINHLKNINSSLAEELTTRQAIAAEQQRSLDLEEEQARVMQNWDYAKRWDRLREITQTSVDNSRAAVEQVMSDMDDLTQKNNEAMDEAWKKANELNFAIVDTIGGSVKNLFSDLITGTKSLGETLLSFIGNLASQLSSLALNSIFGSASGGTGLLGGIFGSIFGSSPASNVLPPMSLLNSVLKVPGFATGAKVNDPTLAVIAEKRPEYVIPQADMQKMKGGGDIIIHNTINNNGSGQMSNQQVDQMSRQFSHIVEKKIVDHMRPGGLFRQ; translated from the coding sequence ATGACCGAAGTCGCACAGTTGATAATCCCAGTCCATTTAGATTTAAATAAATTTCGTAGAGATTTACAAGAATTAGAATCGATAGCAAATAAAGAAGCGCCAAAGGTGGGGCAGAAGGCGGGGCAGGGGTTTGCTTCGTCTTTTAGTTCAGGGGTTAAGCCGTTACAGAGTATTGTCGTAGGTGTATTTCAGGGTATAGGACAACAGATTACTAGCATTATGGCGGGGGCAATATCGTCAGCCGTCAGTAGTGTCCAAAGCTTAGCTGCCGAAATATATAAAGTAGGGACTGCTAGTGAAAACGCATCAATGACGTTTAAAACGTTGTTGGGGGATGCGGAAAAGGCAAATAAAGTTCTGAATGAAATAAAAACGTTTGCGGCATCTACACCTTTTGAATTACCTGAGGTAACTGAAGCGGGTAAAAAATTGGTTGCTTTGGGTGTAGAGGCTGAGAATCTCATTCCAACCTTAACTAACGTTGGAAACATTGCAGCGGGTTTAGGCATTCCGTTCAATGAGTTGGCGGAGATATACGGAAAAATTAAAGTACAAAATCGCGTCTTTGCGGAAGATATAAATCAACTTCAAGGACGAGGTATTCCTATTGTTGCAGAGCTTGCCAAAATGTATGGCAAGACGAATGAAGAGATCAGAAAGCTCATAGAAGATGGTCGTATCGGTTTTACTCAGGTTGAGGCGGCATTTGGACGCTTGACAGGTGAAGGTGGTAAGTTTAACGGTTTGATGGCAGATCTTGCTACAACAACCGGAGGCAAGATGACAAACCTTGCCGATACGATTACCCAGTCGTTTACAGCCATATTTGATGCCGTTAAACCCGCAATTAATGCTGTTTTGGATGCAACGGCAGAGGGATTTAAAGCCGTTGGTATAGACTTAACAAGTCTTAATGTTTTAGCTCAAGATTTTGCAAATTATCTGAAGGCGAATCCGCAATTAATTGCAGATATTGCCACTGCAATAGAGACTTTTTTACAAAATGCTCTGAATACGTCTGTTGCCTTTCTTAGAGAAATGGTGGCATGGTGGGATAAAAACAAAGATGCGATCATTGCTACAGGCACAGCGCTTCAAAACAGTGTGGTGGCAAAATTCCAGGCTTTAGTGGGGCTATCAAAAAGTATTGATGAGTATTTTCAACGCTATCCTATAGTCTTAACCGCTATAAAAGGCATTGTTGATTCAATTGGTTTAGGTTATCAAGTTTGGGGAACATTGTTGAAGGGTGCTGCCGAAACTTTTGGTTACATTCTTCAAACTGTCACTAATATTCTTGATAAATTAGGCATAGCTGTTAACAGAACCCGAGAGTTATCGGAATTAAACAAGCTCCAACAACAACATCAAGACCAAAGTTCAACATCGACGGCAGAAGCACCGGCGGCAGATGTTGTAAGTCGAGTTGTAAATGCGATCATCCAGAAAGAGAGCAACGGAAATTCCAAAGCGGTAAATAAAGATTCGGGAGCTTTGGGATTAGGTCAGGTGATGCCTGCCAATGTACGCCCATGGACGAAGAAATATTACAGCCGAGAATTGTCGCCTCAAGAGTTTTTGGCAAGTGAAGGCGCTCAAATCGTTACCATCCGAGGTGCTGTTACAGAGATGTTTGAAAAGGCATTGAAGGCGGCGGGGGGAGACGTTCAGATAGCGATCAGACGGGTGGCAGCGGAATGGTATAGCGGACAACCTCAATTGCATAACAATACGAGAGGTCAAGGTGGATATCCATCCATAAAAGCATATGCCGATGCTATTTCCAAAGCTGTACCTGTGACACCGGGGACTGCTCTCATCCCAAACAATACAGTAACAGGGCTGAGAACAGGAGGAGCGCCCGGGTACTTCTTACAAGGGCAGACACTTGGATCTTCAAACATCACCAGCGGTTTTGGGATGCGACAACATCCAGTCACAGGCGGCAATAAAATGCATAACGGCATTGATGTAGCGGTGCCTGTTGGTACACACATAATATCGCCTGTGGATGGTACGGCAAAAAGGGCGTTTGATCCAGGTGGTTACGGACTTTGGTTACTCATCCAATCTGGAAACACCGAATATGGATTCGGGCATTTATCTGAAATATTGGTTGCAGATGGAGCGCAGGTAAAGAAAGGACAAATTGTTGCTAAGAGTGGCGGGGCGAAAGGTAACCCCAATTCCGGCACAAGTACAGGCGCTCATATTGATGCTCATGTACGACAGGGCGGACAATTTGTAGACCCGAAAACTGTTTATGGTGGCTCAGCTCCAGGTGCAAAAATTACAACGACATCATCCGGGGCGAGGGCGTCAGGGTCAGGCACAACTCCTCCGCCTCTATTGGCAGACCCAAATGCCGAAAAAGATGCTGAACGGGCAGCAGACAAAGCTAGACGTGATGCAGAAGCGGCACAGAAAAAAGCACGACAAGATTTGATTGATGCCGATAGAGCCAGGCAAGAGGGCATAGAACAAGGGCGAAAAGATAGAGATGCCCGGATAAAGGCTGATCAAGAGAATGAGCGTCAGAGGCGACAAAATGAAATTGATAAAGCAACGGGTGCAACTAGAACGAACCTAGAGCAATCGATGAAGAGGTGGCAGACCAATAATGAAGGTCAGGCTCAGCTTCGTCAGTTGATGGATACGGATGCAGACTTAAGAGCCGCCCAAAGCTTGAAAATAAGGACGGGTGAAAAGGGCGGGATTGATTATGCGGCGGCAATAAAAGCTAACCAACAATTGATAAAGCTGGCTCAAGATAACCTTAAGTTGCAGACTCAAGGCATCGATGCTGAAACTCAACGATTGACCTTAGCTGAGAATCGACAACGGATTGAGTCTGTATCGGCTCAAAATGCTCAACAACGGGATGAGTTACGAGAGCAGCAGGGCATTGTTGCAGCTCTACAAGACCAGCTCAATGTTGATAAAACAATAACGCCGCAACAGGCAGAGCGATTGAGGTTAGCCCAAGAGTTGGCAGACATTGAGGAAAACATCAATGCAAAGATGCAAGCCAACACCGAGGAAATTGCCAAAAACCTCGACCTACAGGCACAGAAGAAGGCAGGAACATTGGATGATGATACCGATTATGAATCTAGGATTAATCATCTTAAGAACATAAATTCATCGCTTGCTGAAGAGCTAACCACAAGGCAAGCAATTGCGGCTGAGCAGCAACGTTCGCTTGACCTGGAAGAAGAACAAGCCAGGGTTATGCAGAATTGGGATTACGCAAAAAGATGGGATAGGTTGAGAGAAATAACTCAAACCTCTGTTGATAATTCCAGAGCCGCCGTAGAGCAGGTGATGTCTGACATGGACGACCTCACCCAAAAAAACAATGAAGCGATGGATGAGGCATGGAAGAAAGCGAATGAATTAAACTTTGCCATTGTCGATACTATCGGCGGCTCTGTTAAAAATTTGTTCTCTGACCTCATCACAGGGACGAAATCTTTGGGTGAGACTTTGTTGTCATTCATCGGTAATCTTGCATCTCAACTTTCAAGCCTTGCCCTTAATTCCATATTTGGGTCTGCAAGCGGTGGTACAGGGCTGTTAGGCGGTATATTTGGTTCAATTTTTGGCAGCAGTCCCGCATCCAATGTATTGCCACCAATGAGTCTATTAAACAGCGTTCTCAAGGTACCGGGCTTTGCGACAGGTGCAAAGGTTAATGACCCGACACTCGCTGTAATTGCTGAAAAACGCCCTGAATATGTCATACCTCAAGCCGATATGCAGAAAATGAAGGGGGGTGGCGACATCATCATCCATAACACCATCAACAACAATGGATCAGGTCAGATGTCAAACCAACAGGTTGACCAAATGTCACGACAATTTAGCCATATCGTTGAGAAGAAAATTGTAGATCATATGCGTCCAGGCGGATTGTTCAGACAATGA
- a CDS encoding phage tail protein has translation MGSIPNTYTILADSGAQISRRVRKVQYGDGYTMRALDGLNNVIKSWDVTFTQGTSGDMWELEQIILNDMGIVPTLWQAPDENVPSRWMIENYRKTIRAGMIVEISVNFTRYYG, from the coding sequence ATGGGAAGCATACCGAATACATATACAATCCTTGCCGACAGTGGCGCTCAAATAAGCCGTAGAGTCCGAAAAGTACAATATGGTGACGGCTACACAATGAGGGCGCTTGATGGACTCAACAACGTCATTAAATCGTGGGATGTTACATTTACTCAGGGAACATCGGGCGATATGTGGGAACTTGAACAGATCATCCTCAATGATATGGGCATTGTTCCGACCCTATGGCAAGCACCCGATGAAAATGTTCCATCAAGGTGGATGATCGAGAATTATAGAAAAACTATAAGGGCAGGCATGATTGTAGAGATATCGGTTAACTTTACTCGCTATTACGGCTAA
- a CDS encoding KilA-N domain-containing protein produces MSPAPFKCKTPVIRLPTHTGITPLKRGKTMIPDFKSMIQTARRDDDYINASAWCKQYGKRITNYLRTKETKAFLKSLSEVKTLRCESLVLKPEQGVKGDTWVHPLVSINLAQWLSSDFAVVVADVFKSYLEADPELAKDIINRQTDIAKVEDIEATAKARSKYLRTYRPLMDAVKDAGGDQHTYMNIQKLNNKAITGKTTAELKVAHGVKNARDAFDPQELTELSVLQSWQSKVVDETTNKYDAYAAAKELAVAFETIKVRYLKQA; encoded by the coding sequence ATGAGCCCAGCGCCCTTCAAATGCAAAACCCCGGTGATTCGTTTGCCAACACACACCGGGATCACCCCGCTTAAAAGAGGTAAAACCATGATACCCGATTTCAAGTCAATGATCCAAACAGCACGGCGTGATGATGACTATATCAATGCATCGGCATGGTGCAAGCAATATGGGAAACGAATTACCAATTACTTGCGCACTAAAGAAACTAAAGCTTTTCTAAAATCCCTTTCGGAGGTCAAGACTCTCAGATGTGAGAGTCTGGTACTCAAACCAGAACAGGGAGTAAAAGGAGATACGTGGGTACATCCGCTTGTCTCTATTAACTTGGCACAATGGTTAAGCTCAGATTTTGCTGTAGTGGTCGCTGATGTCTTTAAGTCATATCTTGAAGCCGATCCCGAGCTAGCCAAAGATATTATCAACCGTCAGACCGATATTGCGAAGGTCGAGGATATTGAGGCAACGGCAAAAGCAAGGAGTAAATACCTTCGCACTTATCGCCCTCTCATGGATGCCGTGAAAGATGCTGGAGGTGATCAGCATACATACATGAACATTCAGAAGCTCAACAACAAAGCCATTACAGGAAAAACTACCGCAGAGCTAAAAGTTGCTCACGGTGTTAAAAATGCCCGCGATGCTTTTGATCCTCAAGAGCTAACGGAGTTGTCAGTGCTTCAAAGCTGGCAGTCGAAAGTAGTGGATGAAACAACCAATAAATACGATGCCTATGCCGCCGCAAAAGAGCTAGCCGTAGCTTTTGAAACCATTAAGGTTAGATACCTGAAACAAGCATAA
- a CDS encoding Rho termination factor N-terminal domain-containing protein produces the protein MLDTLFIAVATAFTAMLIYDFTAGIVELWMKHKVTNPKETAPMPEIPSHPRLVYGSLLDEPNVPAPRLEPPLPLITGAQEMNLEVMTIRQLKSLAAKRKLPKYSNMRKTQLIVALSEI, from the coding sequence ATGTTAGACACATTATTTATTGCCGTCGCCACAGCATTCACCGCAATGCTCATTTACGATTTCACTGCCGGAATTGTGGAATTGTGGATGAAGCACAAAGTTACAAACCCAAAGGAGACAGCACCAATGCCTGAGATTCCATCGCATCCACGCCTTGTATACGGCTCTCTGTTGGATGAACCCAATGTACCCGCCCCGAGATTAGAGCCGCCACTGCCTTTAATAACAGGCGCTCAGGAGATGAATCTGGAGGTAATGACAATTCGGCAGCTCAAATCACTCGCTGCTAAGAGGAAGTTACCCAAATACAGCAACATGCGAAAAACCCAACTGATCGTTGCATTATCGGAGATTTAA
- a CDS encoding ribbon-helix-helix protein, CopG family — protein sequence MTVATDKSKVSVYMDADLKRKLEALAKEEGRSVSNLLERLAVQAVKDAEQEGRI from the coding sequence ATGACAGTGGCAACAGACAAAAGCAAAGTATCGGTATATATGGATGCCGATTTGAAACGGAAGTTGGAAGCACTAGCAAAAGAAGAAGGTAGAAGTGTAAGCAATCTGCTTGAACGTTTAGCTGTACAAGCAGTTAAGGACGCAGAACAGGAAGGGCGTATCTAA
- a CDS encoding DUF4326 domain-containing protein, with the protein MKPHELELLRRHQQGETVVINKGHCINLMKHLKGQGVLKPIHRPMKLHNPFCIDRDGTREEVIQKYRDYLADHPELMPEIEKCRGKILMCFCHPQPCHGDVIIQILNETAALQN; encoded by the coding sequence ATGAAACCACATGAATTAGAGCTTTTGCGGCGACATCAGCAAGGCGAAACCGTCGTTATCAACAAAGGGCATTGCATTAATCTAATGAAGCATTTGAAGGGGCAAGGCGTTCTTAAGCCGATACATCGCCCCATGAAGCTACATAATCCCTTTTGCATTGATAGAGACGGCACACGGGAGGAAGTTATCCAAAAATATCGGGATTATTTAGCGGATCACCCTGAATTGATGCCTGAGATAGAGAAATGTCGCGGCAAGATTTTGATGTGTTTTTGCCATCCACAGCCCTGTCACGGCGATGTTATTATCCAAATCCTTAATGAAACCGCCGCTCTTCAAAATTAG
- a CDS encoding thermonuclease family protein: MPKRLEVKVTRVVSGQTLEVTGIDKQPETFSPLAPRPSMQVRLVGIDAPDLQQQPWGQAAKERLEAMIEGRPVLLEFDVQDKDTFGRRLAYVWQDGVLLNEKLVKEGYVLRVTRSSFTPLSHLKIGCDYYITIGGGSNFEERRFH, translated from the coding sequence ATGCCCAAAAGGTTGGAGGTTAAGGTAACGCGGGTAGTAAGTGGGCAAACCTTAGAGGTAACAGGCATAGACAAACAACCAGAAACATTTTCGCCCCTCGCCCCTCGCCCCTCTATGCAGGTGCGGCTAGTCGGGATTGATGCACCGGATTTGCAGCAGCAGCCTTGGGGACAGGCAGCAAAAGAGCGGTTGGAGGCAATGATTGAAGGGAGACCTGTGTTACTAGAGTTTGATGTCCAAGATAAAGATACTTTTGGGCGACGGCTCGCTTATGTGTGGCAAGATGGGGTGTTGTTGAACGAAAAGCTGGTGAAAGAGGGATATGTGCTTCGGGTAACGCGATCCTCTTTTACACCACTTAGCCACCTAAAAATAGGTTGTGACTATTATATAACTATTGGAGGGGGTTCTAATTTTGAAGAGCGGCGGTTTCATTAA
- a CDS encoding 2Fe-2S iron-sulfur cluster-binding protein: MTRSYTIRIRDRSSGEIHTLQVPEDRYILHNAEKQGVELPFLCRNGACTTCAVRVISGEIYQPEAMGLSPELRDRGYALLCVSYPRSDLEVETQDEDEVYELQFGRYFGKGKVKVGLPLDED; encoded by the coding sequence ATGACCCGTTCATACACGATTCGGATTCGCGATCGCTCCTCTGGCGAAATTCACACCCTACAAGTACCGGAAGACCGCTACATCCTTCACAATGCGGAAAAACAAGGTGTGGAACTGCCGTTTTTGTGCCGAAATGGTGCTTGTACCACCTGTGCGGTGCGGGTGATATCGGGAGAAATTTATCAGCCAGAGGCAATGGGACTCTCGCCCGAATTGCGTGATCGCGGTTATGCGCTGTTGTGTGTCAGCTACCCCCGTTCGGACTTGGAAGTCGAGACACAAGATGAGGATGAAGTGTATGAACTTCAGTTCGGTCGCTATTTTGGAAAGGGTAAGGTCAAGGTGGGTTTGCCCTTAGATGAAGACTGA
- a CDS encoding NrtA/SsuA/CpmA family ABC transporter substrate-binding protein, producing the protein MKIINLFLKISLIIVSTLIISCVQQKQERVPIRIGWQVPLATQGQVVQVLKKTNLLEQHGLEGKFQSFSYGGPQSEAALSGKLDVIFVGDQPVVNLISRGGKWKIVSRLFYTRTAIMVPPKSNITQMEQFKGKTIASPFGSVAHREVVLKEQAAGLNPDKDVTNLNLDILEISNLVQAGGEKTWGKIHGVGVWEPSTSLFERNNLAHIVHKIITLGVVAISDDFLEKYPEATTQFLVALMKAWTYFVTYQDQVNQWYIKDARLAYSRPEILQSASLIDPNINAKTIQEIDLRLSPDNIKTLEVAAQWAFERGFTKTLANMSQAVNQEFLSNASAVIEKDGFDIKTVEIK; encoded by the coding sequence ATGAAAATAATTAATTTGTTTTTAAAAATCAGTCTAATTATTGTGTCCACGCTAATAATTTCTTGCGTGCAACAAAAGCAGGAAAGAGTTCCAATACGTATTGGCTGGCAAGTTCCCCTTGCTACTCAAGGGCAAGTCGTCCAAGTTTTGAAAAAAACTAATTTGCTTGAACAACACGGACTAGAAGGAAAATTCCAAAGTTTTAGTTACGGTGGACCACAAAGTGAAGCTGCTTTGTCAGGAAAACTCGATGTAATTTTTGTAGGCGACCAGCCAGTCGTGAATCTCATTTCCCGAGGAGGAAAATGGAAAATAGTGTCCCGTCTGTTCTACACAAGGACAGCTATTATGGTGCCTCCCAAGTCCAACATTACACAAATGGAACAATTCAAAGGCAAAACCATCGCCAGTCCTTTTGGCTCTGTTGCCCATAGAGAAGTAGTATTAAAAGAACAAGCTGCTGGTTTAAATCCAGATAAAGATGTCACCAATTTGAATCTCGACATTCTTGAAATTAGTAACCTTGTTCAGGCAGGCGGCGAAAAAACTTGGGGTAAAATTCATGGCGTGGGTGTATGGGAACCTTCAACCTCGCTGTTTGAAAGAAATAACCTTGCCCACATCGTGCATAAAATTATTACGCTTGGTGTTGTTGCTATTTCGGATGATTTTCTGGAAAAATACCCAGAAGCAACAACGCAGTTTCTTGTTGCCTTAATGAAGGCTTGGACTTATTTCGTAACCTATCAGGATCAGGTAAACCAATGGTATATCAAAGATGCACGCCTTGCCTATAGCCGCCCTGAGATATTGCAATCAGCTTCTTTAATCGATCCAAACATAAATGCGAAAACAATTCAGGAAATTGACCTACGCTTAAGTCCAGACAACATAAAAACTCTAGAAGTTGCTGCACAATGGGCTTTTGAGCGTGGATTTACAAAAACCCTTGCTAATATGTCACAGGCAGTGAATCAGGAATTTTTAAGCAATGCCAGCGCAGTAATTGAAAAAGATGGATTTGATATTAAAACTGTGGAGATAAAATAA
- a CDS encoding ABC transporter ATP-binding protein, whose translation MQKVEVINVSKRFYKTNNDSQETLVLDNISFEVEAGTFFSILGPSGCGKSTLINMIAGFFKPTKGEIRFNSKLIDAPSPERTVVFQEYGLFDWKTVLGNVEFGLKAKSLPKNKRKEITQYYIDLVNLTGAENKYPHELSGGMKQRAAIARALAVNPECLLMDEPFGAIDSQTRNFLQDEILEIWRKTRKTILSITHNIDEAVYLSDRVIILSSSPAKVISDINIDLPRPRFPEVRLESKFRAIYDSIWQILRKEVLKSKFKDENN comes from the coding sequence ATGCAAAAAGTTGAAGTAATAAATGTCTCGAAAAGGTTTTATAAAACTAACAATGACTCACAAGAAACACTTGTCTTAGACAATATTTCTTTTGAAGTAGAAGCTGGAACATTTTTTAGTATTTTGGGACCTAGTGGTTGTGGTAAAAGCACTCTCATAAATATGATTGCAGGTTTTTTCAAGCCTACAAAAGGTGAGATCAGGTTTAATAGTAAACTAATTGATGCTCCAAGCCCAGAAAGGACGGTAGTTTTTCAAGAATATGGATTGTTTGACTGGAAAACGGTTTTGGGAAATGTTGAGTTTGGACTCAAAGCAAAGAGCTTACCTAAAAACAAAAGAAAAGAAATTACCCAGTATTATATTGACCTAGTTAATTTGACTGGTGCAGAGAATAAATATCCTCATGAACTATCTGGGGGAATGAAGCAAAGAGCAGCTATTGCACGTGCTTTGGCAGTAAATCCTGAATGCCTTTTGATGGATGAACCTTTTGGTGCCATAGATTCACAAACCCGAAACTTCCTTCAAGATGAAATTCTGGAAATATGGCGGAAGACCAGGAAAACAATACTTTCTATAACTCATAATATTGATGAAGCGGTTTATCTCTCTGACAGAGTTATTATATTAAGCAGTTCTCCGGCAAAAGTTATTTCTGATATTAATATCGATTTGCCAAGACCCAGATTTCCAGAAGTAAGGTTAGAGAGCAAATTTCGAGCTATTTATGATTCTATTTGGCAAATACTTAGAAAAGAAGTTTTAAAAAGTAAGTTTAAAGATGAAAATAATTAA
- a CDS encoding ABC transporter permease, giving the protein MFLKQVYKKSISYIFIIFLWQAACELGLINTTLLPSPSSVFFTLVQLFVTRSIFGDILTSLWRVSVGFMLATVLGIMLGFVTSISEQVQTCISPIIEILRPIPPIAFVPISILWFGIGNEPAYFLVCFGAFFPIFTNTYSGVLSVNSIHKNAALCLGARNKLLVFDVILPAAMPYITAGLKTGLGVAWFCVIVAELVGAQSGLGYTIQLNRLTLQSEKVIAGMVIIGIIGYLMNRGMTVLEKKLVPWNQNS; this is encoded by the coding sequence ATGTTTCTCAAGCAGGTATACAAGAAAAGCATCAGCTATATATTTATCATTTTTCTTTGGCAAGCGGCTTGTGAGTTGGGTTTGATAAATACTACATTGTTGCCAAGCCCTTCAAGTGTTTTTTTTACACTTGTCCAACTATTTGTAACACGTAGCATCTTTGGTGATATTCTTACAAGCCTCTGGCGCGTGTCTGTTGGTTTTATGTTGGCTACAGTGCTTGGGATTATGCTTGGATTCGTAACTTCAATAAGCGAACAAGTTCAAACTTGTATTAGCCCAATTATTGAGATTTTAAGACCCATTCCACCAATAGCATTTGTTCCTATCTCTATTCTATGGTTTGGAATTGGAAACGAACCAGCTTACTTTTTAGTTTGTTTTGGAGCATTTTTTCCTATATTCACAAATACTTATTCTGGCGTTCTATCTGTAAATTCGATTCATAAAAATGCAGCTTTATGTTTAGGAGCAAGAAATAAATTACTTGTGTTTGATGTGATACTTCCAGCAGCTATGCCTTATATTACAGCAGGCTTAAAGACAGGTCTTGGAGTAGCATGGTTTTGCGTTATTGTAGCTGAATTGGTTGGAGCACAGTCCGGTTTAGGTTACACGATTCAGCTTAATCGTCTCACACTTCAAAGCGAAAAGGTTATTGCTGGAATGGTAATTATTGGGATTATAGGTTATTTAATGAACCGAGGCATGACTGTTTTAGAGAAAAAACTGGTTCCGTGGAATCAAAATTCTTAG